In Numida meleagris isolate 19003 breed g44 Domestic line chromosome 23, NumMel1.0, whole genome shotgun sequence, the following proteins share a genomic window:
- the KCNJ1 gene encoding ATP-sensitive inward rectifier potassium channel 1, which produces MLNYVRKRFASHITQRSRRKARLVSKDGRCNIEFGNVEQSRFVFLIDIWTTILDLRWRYKMTIFISAFLGSWFLFGLLWYVVAYIHKDLPEFNPSINHTPCVENINGLTSAFLFSLETQVTIGYGFRCVTEQCVTAIFLLIFQSILGVIINSFMCGAILAKISRSKNRAKTITFSRNAVISKRGGKLCLHIRVANLRKSLLIGSHIYGKLLKTTITPEGETIILDQVNIEFIVDAGNENLFFISPLTIYHIIDKNSPFFHMAAETILQQDFELVVFLDGTVEATSATCQVRTSYIPEEVLWGYRFAPMVSKTKEGKYRVDFQNFSKTVAVETPHCAFCLHNEKEAKAKEKKGFDNPGFVLAEASEASDTKM; this is translated from the coding sequence ATGCTCAACTACGTCCGGAAACGCTTTGCCAGCCACATCACACAACGAAGCCGGAGAAAAGCAAGGCTTGTTTCCAAAGACGGAAGGTGCAACATAGAGTTTGGCAATGTAGAGCAGTCAAGGTTTGTCTTTTTGATTGACATATGGACAACTATCCTGGATCTGAGATGGAGATACAAAATGACTATCTTCATCTCGGCATTCTTAGGCAGCTGGTTTCTATTTGGTCTGCTCTGGTACGTTGTGGCCTACATACACAAAGATCTTCCAGAATTCAATCCCTCCATAAATCACACCCCCTGTGTTGAGAATATCAACGGCCTGACTTCAGCTTTCCTGTTTTCACTGGAGACCCAGGTCACTATTGGCTATGGTTTCAGATGTGTCACAGAACAATGCGTCACTGCCATTTTCCTGCTCATCTTCCAGTCTATCCTGGGGGTCATCATCAATTCTTTCATGTGTGGTGCCATCTTGGCCAAGATATCAAGGTCCAAAAACCGGGCCAAGACCATCACCTTCAGCAGGAACGCTGTCATCAGCAAACGTGGTGGGAAGCTCTGCCTCCACATCAGGGTGGCAAACCTCAGGAAGAGCCTGCTCATCGGGAGTCACATCTATGGCAAACTTCTGAAGACCACCATCACCCCAGAAGGAGAGACAATCATTCTGGACCAGGTCAACATAGAATTTATCGTTGATGCCGGCAATGAAAACCTCTTCTTCATTTCCCCACTGACCATTTACCATATCATAGACAAGAACAGCCCCTTCTTCCACATGGCAGCAGAAACAATTCTGCAGCAAGATTTTGAGTTGGTGGTGTTTTTAGATGGCACTGTTGAAGCCACCAGCGCTACCTGTCAAGTGAGGACATCTTACATCCCAGAAGAGGTGCTCTGGGGTTATCGCTTTGCTCCCATGGTGTCCAAGACCAAAGAAGGGAAATACAGAGTAGACTTCCAGAACTTCAGCAAGACAGTGGCAGTGGAGACGCCCCACTGTGCCTTCTGCCTCCACAATGAGAAAGAAGCTAAagccaaagagaagaaaggctTTGACAACCCTGGTTTTGTCTTGGCAGAAGCTAGTGAAGCCAGTGACACAAAAATGTAG